Genomic segment of Oceanimonas sp. GK1:
GGCAAGCAAATACCAATACTGGAAACCTCATGACCGAACTGCTCGACAATACCGCTCTGCTTTATATGGTGATTCCCCTGCTCGGCCTGCTGGTGGGCAGTTTTCTCAATGTGGTGATCCACCGGCTGCCGTTGATGATGCAGCGGCAGTGGCAACGGGAATGCGCCGGACTGAACAACCAGCCGGTGGCCGACGAGGCCCCCTTCAACCTGTGCGTCCCCCGCTCCCGCTGCCCCCACTGCCAGCATGTGCTGACCGTCAAAGACAATATACCCCTGCTCAGCTGGCTATGGCTGAAAGGCCGCTGCCGCTACTGCCGCGCGCCCATCGCCAAACGTTACCCCCTGGTGGAGCTGGCTTCGGCGCTGATTGCCGCCCTTGCGCTGTGGCGCTTTGGTCCCGGCCCCCAGTTGCTGGCGGCATTGGTGTTCAGCTGGCTGCTGCTGTGCATGACCCTGATCGATCTGGATCACCTGCTGCTGCCCGACGATCTGACCCTACCGCTGCTGTGGCTGGGGCTGCTGCTGAATGTGGGCGAACTGTTTGTCTCCCTGCCCTCGGCGGTGATCGGTGCCGCCGCCGGTTACGGCGTGTTGTGGAGCCTGTACTGGCTGTTTAAACTGGCCACCGGCAAGGAAGGCATGGGCTATGGCGACTTCAAGCTGCTCGCCGCCATCGGCGCCTGGTTTGGCTGGCAAAGCCTGCTGCCGGTGCTGCTGCTGGCGTCCTTTACCGGCGCCGCCCTGGGGCTGGGGCTGATGGCCCTGCGCCGCCTGGGGGAAGACAGAGTCCTGCCCTTTGGCCCGGCCCTGGCGCTGGGGGGCTGGTGCTACCTGATGTGGGGCACCGAGGTGGTGAATCTTTACTGGAGGCTGGCGTTATGAGCTATGTAGTGGGCCTCACCGG
This window contains:
- a CDS encoding A24 family peptidase, translated to MTELLDNTALLYMVIPLLGLLVGSFLNVVIHRLPLMMQRQWQRECAGLNNQPVADEAPFNLCVPRSRCPHCQHVLTVKDNIPLLSWLWLKGRCRYCRAPIAKRYPLVELASALIAALALWRFGPGPQLLAALVFSWLLLCMTLIDLDHLLLPDDLTLPLLWLGLLLNVGELFVSLPSAVIGAAAGYGVLWSLYWLFKLATGKEGMGYGDFKLLAAIGAWFGWQSLLPVLLLASFTGAALGLGLMALRRLGEDRVLPFGPALALGGWCYLMWGTEVVNLYWRLAL